The proteins below are encoded in one region of Leptotrichia sp. oral taxon 218:
- a CDS encoding type II 3-dehydroquinate dehydratase, whose protein sequence is MKKIWIINGPNLNFLGIREKGIYGNDDYESVCEYIKRQFNLRSPKEVEIEIFQSNYEGKIIDILQSAYFEKIDGIVINPGAFTHYSYAIFDGIKSIQIPTVEVHLSNIHEREDFRKISVTAPACVAQIYGKGKDGYVEAVKFLLEK, encoded by the coding sequence ATGAAAAAGATATGGATTATAAATGGACCTAATTTAAATTTTTTGGGAATTAGAGAAAAAGGAATTTACGGGAATGACGACTATGAGAGTGTTTGTGAATATATAAAGAGACAATTTAACTTAAGAAGTCCAAAAGAAGTGGAAATTGAAATTTTTCAATCAAATTACGAAGGGAAAATAATTGACATATTGCAGTCAGCTTATTTTGAGAAAATCGATGGAATTGTGATAAATCCAGGAGCATTTACACATTACAGCTATGCGATTTTTGACGGAATTAAGTCAATTCAGATTCCTACGGTTGAAGTTCATTTGAGTAATATTCACGAACGGGAAGACTTTAGAAAAATATCAGTTACAGCACCTGCGTGTGTTGCACAAATTTATGGAAAAGGTAAAGACGGATATGTCGAAGCTGTTAAATTTTTGTTAGAAAAATAG
- the mutS gene encoding DNA mismatch repair protein MutS → MAQTPLMKQYTEIKENFRDCILFFRLGDFYEMFFEDAITASKELGLTLTSRNREKGMDVPLAGIPFHSANSYISKMVAKGYKVAICEQVEDPKTAKGIVKREVVNIITPGTIMDIESLDEKSNNYLMSILEENNKVGISYIDITTGEFKVTEIEKDENYIKLFNELNKIEPKEVLITEDFYKIIKEKMDDFTQKNDSLVTFSEKVRDSEKFLTDYFKVMSLESYGIKNKKVVINAAAMALFYVMEMQVGNDLTVEKMEFINVSNYAEINSITQKNLELLKNQREKTVYGSLLWVLDKCKTSMGTRLLKRFINNPLLDIKEIEKRQNDVECFLKNILLREDLREILEEVYDLERLVGKIVFGNENGRDLVALKKTIKSSLKIMNLLKEYDFFSEIDAQKLFECFQMIEESINEDAPFSVREGNIIKSGFNRELDEIRNIMNSGKDFLLEIEKREKEKTGIKNMKIKYNKVFGYFIEITKSNLNLVPESYIRKQTLTNSERFVTPELKKYEDTIINAKAKIEDLEYHLFKEISTKIKEKRHILTRLAEILSYLDVVVSFAVIATENNYVKPEICESYDFEIKGGRHPVVEKLIGRNDYVENDTFLSETESFVILTGPNMSGKSTYMKQIALISIMAQIGSFVPAKSAKLSIVDKYLTRIGASDDILSGQSTFMVEMSEVSNILNNATKNSLVILDEVGRGTSTFDGISIATAISIYIHDKIGAKTVFATHYHELTDLASKFKNIKNYRIEVDEKNGKIMFLRNIVKGGADKSYGIEVARLAGLPKEILSEGKRFLKRLEQKKELIEKTIDVTQLSLFSKNEEILEVCEENQGFENNTETTNNFYKEEIFEIKKEKENIEREKETLKKIVLDIENYDVNNVTPMEAMKFLFELKEKIKKDN, encoded by the coding sequence ATGGCACAGACACCGCTGATGAAACAATATACAGAAATTAAAGAAAATTTTCGTGACTGTATATTGTTTTTTAGACTGGGTGATTTTTATGAGATGTTTTTTGAAGATGCGATTACGGCTTCAAAGGAGCTGGGACTGACGCTTACTTCAAGAAATAGGGAAAAGGGGATGGATGTTCCATTAGCTGGAATTCCATTTCACTCGGCAAATTCATATATTTCTAAGATGGTTGCAAAAGGTTATAAAGTGGCAATTTGCGAACAGGTGGAAGATCCAAAAACGGCAAAAGGGATTGTAAAACGAGAAGTTGTCAATATTATAACGCCGGGAACGATTATGGATATTGAATCTTTGGACGAGAAAAGTAATAATTATTTGATGAGTATATTGGAAGAAAATAATAAAGTTGGGATTTCATATATTGATATAACAACTGGGGAATTTAAAGTTACTGAGATTGAAAAAGATGAAAATTATATAAAATTATTTAACGAACTTAATAAAATTGAGCCAAAGGAAGTTTTGATTACTGAAGATTTTTATAAAATTATCAAAGAAAAAATGGATGATTTTACGCAAAAAAATGATTCTCTTGTAACTTTTTCTGAAAAAGTTAGGGATAGCGAGAAATTTTTAACTGATTATTTTAAAGTTATGTCACTAGAAAGTTATGGGATAAAAAATAAAAAAGTTGTTATAAATGCTGCTGCAATGGCACTTTTTTATGTGATGGAAATGCAGGTTGGAAATGATTTGACAGTTGAAAAAATGGAATTTATAAATGTTTCAAATTATGCAGAAATTAATTCAATTACTCAAAAAAACTTAGAACTTTTGAAAAATCAGAGAGAAAAGACTGTTTATGGCTCACTTTTGTGGGTTCTTGACAAATGTAAAACTTCGATGGGGACAAGGCTTTTAAAAAGATTTATAAATAATCCGCTTCTTGATATAAAAGAAATTGAAAAAAGACAAAATGATGTGGAATGTTTTTTAAAGAATATTTTGTTAAGAGAAGACTTGCGGGAAATATTGGAAGAAGTTTACGATTTGGAGCGGCTAGTTGGGAAAATCGTTTTTGGGAACGAAAATGGACGAGATTTGGTGGCGCTGAAAAAGACGATAAAATCATCACTTAAAATTATGAATTTATTAAAAGAATATGATTTTTTTAGTGAGATAGATGCGCAAAAGCTTTTTGAGTGTTTTCAAATGATTGAAGAGAGCATAAATGAAGATGCGCCGTTTTCCGTGAGAGAAGGAAATATTATAAAAAGTGGCTTTAATCGAGAACTTGACGAAATTCGAAATATTATGAATTCTGGAAAAGATTTTCTTTTGGAAATTGAAAAGCGGGAAAAAGAGAAAACTGGAATAAAAAATATGAAAATAAAATATAACAAAGTTTTTGGATATTTTATCGAAATAACAAAATCAAATTTGAATTTAGTGCCAGAAAGTTATATAAGAAAGCAAACTTTGACAAATTCAGAGAGATTTGTAACTCCAGAGCTTAAGAAATATGAAGATACGATTATTAATGCAAAAGCTAAAATTGAAGATTTGGAATATCATCTTTTTAAGGAAATTAGCACTAAAATTAAAGAAAAAAGACATATTTTGACAAGACTTGCGGAAATACTTTCTTATCTTGATGTAGTTGTGTCTTTTGCGGTTATTGCGACTGAAAATAATTATGTGAAACCTGAAATTTGCGAAAGTTATGATTTTGAAATAAAAGGTGGGCGTCATCCAGTTGTGGAAAAACTTATTGGAAGAAACGATTATGTTGAAAATGATACTTTTTTGAGTGAAACGGAGAGCTTTGTGATTTTGACAGGGCCTAATATGTCGGGAAAGTCGACTTACATGAAGCAGATTGCACTAATTTCAATTATGGCTCAAATTGGTTCATTTGTTCCAGCAAAAAGTGCAAAACTTTCAATCGTTGACAAATATTTGACTCGAATTGGTGCGTCAGACGATATTTTATCAGGACAAAGTACATTTATGGTGGAAATGAGCGAAGTTTCAAATATTTTGAACAATGCGACAAAAAATAGCCTTGTGATTTTGGATGAAGTTGGAAGAGGAACTTCGACTTTTGATGGAATTTCAATTGCAACAGCAATTTCGATTTATATTCACGACAAAATTGGAGCAAAAACTGTATTTGCAACACATTATCACGAACTTACTGACCTTGCGTCAAAATTTAAAAATATAAAAAATTATCGGATTGAAGTTGATGAAAAAAATGGAAAAATTATGTTTTTGAGAAATATTGTAAAAGGTGGTGCTGATAAGTCGTATGGAATTGAAGTTGCAAGACTTGCGGGACTTCCAAAGGAAATTTTGAGTGAAGGAAAAAGGTTTTTAAAGCGGCTGGAGCAGAAAAAGGAGCTTATAGAAAAGACAATAGATGTGACACAGCTCTCACTTTTTTCTAAGAATGAAGAAATTCTTGAAGTTTGTGAAGAAAATCAAGGATTTGAGAATAACACGGAAACAACAAATAATTTTTACAAAGAAGAAATTTTTGAAATAAAAAAAGAAAAAGAAAATATAGAAAGAGAAAAAGAAACTTTAAAAAAAATTGTTTTAGATATTGAAAATTATGATGTAAATAATGTGACTCCGATGGAAGCGATGAAATTTCTGTTTGAGTTAAAAGAAAAAATAAAAAAAGATAATTAG
- a CDS encoding lipopolysaccharide assembly protein LapB — MKKILIFLIILSNLTFGTQNFSANSKVLDKIEAEVTKELERGNNEKAISILKKSISENPEKSVFLKIVLGMIYIDMERNSEAEKEFNEAVELQKKYPFFDENGKKQDVKLIIGSIYFGAEDTKNALKWLKQVDDKDFNEILDNQKGLKDYILGILNYKEDNIEEAKKNLLKSYIYDEDGLSENILGQIYIDEGNQKEAQKWFLKSASKGNSGGQANLGFLYQMLGDKEKALKWMTKALETAKKEKNAEEVKEIQEMIESVKNN; from the coding sequence ATGAAAAAAATATTAATTTTTTTGATAATTTTATCAAATTTAACTTTTGGAACACAAAATTTTTCTGCAAATTCGAAGGTGTTAGATAAGATAGAGGCTGAAGTAACAAAAGAACTTGAAAGAGGAAATAATGAGAAGGCTATATCAATATTAAAAAAATCAATTTCGGAAAATCCTGAGAAATCGGTTTTTCTAAAAATAGTGTTAGGAATGATTTATATTGACATGGAAAGGAATAGTGAAGCTGAAAAAGAGTTTAATGAAGCTGTGGAATTGCAGAAAAAATATCCATTTTTTGATGAAAATGGGAAAAAACAGGATGTGAAACTGATAATTGGATCAATATATTTTGGAGCTGAAGATACTAAAAATGCATTAAAATGGCTAAAACAAGTTGATGATAAAGATTTTAATGAAATTCTTGACAATCAGAAAGGCTTAAAAGACTATATCTTAGGTATTTTAAATTATAAGGAAGACAACATTGAAGAAGCAAAAAAAAATCTTTTGAAATCGTATATTTATGATGAGGACGGTCTCTCAGAAAATATTTTGGGTCAGATTTATATCGATGAAGGAAATCAAAAAGAAGCTCAAAAGTGGTTTTTAAAATCAGCAAGTAAAGGAAATTCAGGAGGCCAAGCAAATTTAGGTTTTCTTTATCAGATGCTGGGAGATAAAGAAAAAGCTTTAAAATGGATGACAAAAGCTCTTGAAACAGCGAAAAAAGAAAAAAATGCAGAGGAGGTAAAAGAGATACAGGAAATGATTGAGAGTGTTAAAAATAATTAA
- the uvrB gene encoding excinuclease ABC subunit UvrB, with the protein MDFKLHSEFSPTGDQPKAIEKIVENLENGITDQILLGVTGSGKTFTVANVIEKINRPALIMAPNKTLAAQLYNEYKNFFPENAVEYFVSYYDYYQPEAYIMATDTYIEKDSSINDEIDKMRHAATAALLNRRDVIIVASVSAIYGLGSPEAYKEKSIPIDVETGIERDELIKRLISLRYERNDISFERSKFRVKGDILDLYPSYQDTAYRFEFFGDDLESIFEIHPLTGQKIREVKRLTIMPATHYLTTEDTKNMLTEIRKEMEARVHEFRDKNKLVEAQRIEQRTKYDLEMIEEIGYCKGIENYSRYLTGKNAGEEPDTLIDYFPDDLVVFLDESHISVPQINGMYKGDRARKQSLIDNGFRLPSAFDNRPLKFEEFFAKVPQAVYISATPSDYEIEHSKGEIVEQLIRPTGVVEPSIDIRPTENQIDDLMDEIKVRVAKKERVLVTTLTKKMAEELTDYYLDYGIKIKYMHSDIDTIERTEIIRGLRKGEFDVLVGINLLREGLDIPEVSLVAILEADKEGYLRSRRSLIQTMGRAARNVEGSVILYADRMTDSMKEAITEVERRRKIQEQYNKENGINPKSIKRKIDAALVDYELEKEEEVKKVAKNYKNTKEIEKEVKKMEKKIKELSEELNFEEAIKVRDKMNELKKVLMEL; encoded by the coding sequence TTGGATTTTAAGCTACATTCAGAATTTAGTCCGACTGGAGATCAGCCAAAAGCGATTGAAAAGATTGTGGAAAATTTGGAAAATGGGATTACAGATCAGATTTTACTTGGGGTTACAGGGTCTGGAAAGACATTTACAGTTGCAAATGTCATTGAAAAGATAAATAGACCAGCGCTGATTATGGCACCTAACAAAACTTTGGCGGCACAACTTTACAACGAATATAAAAATTTTTTTCCAGAAAACGCTGTGGAATATTTTGTCTCGTATTACGACTATTATCAGCCAGAAGCGTATATTATGGCAACGGATACATACATTGAAAAGGATTCGTCAATTAACGATGAAATTGACAAAATGCGTCATGCGGCAACTGCGGCACTTTTGAATCGAAGAGATGTCATAATTGTCGCATCAGTTTCAGCAATTTATGGTTTGGGATCGCCAGAAGCATATAAAGAAAAGTCGATTCCAATTGATGTAGAAACTGGAATTGAGCGAGATGAGCTTATAAAACGGCTTATTTCACTTAGATACGAAAGAAACGATATTTCTTTTGAGCGTTCTAAATTTCGTGTGAAAGGGGATATTTTGGACTTGTATCCGTCTTATCAGGACACGGCTTATAGATTTGAGTTTTTTGGGGACGACTTAGAAAGTATTTTTGAAATACATCCGCTTACAGGACAAAAAATTCGAGAAGTAAAAAGACTTACGATAATGCCGGCAACACATTATTTAACAACAGAAGATACAAAAAATATGCTTACAGAGATAAGAAAAGAAATGGAAGCAAGAGTTCACGAGTTTAGAGATAAAAATAAATTAGTTGAAGCTCAGAGAATAGAGCAGCGGACAAAATATGACTTGGAAATGATTGAAGAAATTGGTTATTGTAAAGGAATAGAAAATTATTCGAGATATTTGACTGGAAAAAATGCTGGAGAAGAACCTGATACGCTGATTGATTACTTTCCTGATGATTTGGTTGTGTTTTTGGACGAGTCGCATATTTCTGTACCGCAGATAAATGGGATGTATAAAGGGGATAGAGCGAGAAAACAGTCGCTTATTGATAATGGGTTTAGACTTCCAAGTGCATTTGACAACAGACCACTAAAATTTGAAGAGTTTTTTGCAAAAGTTCCACAAGCGGTGTATATTTCGGCAACTCCAAGTGATTATGAGATTGAGCACTCAAAAGGGGAAATTGTGGAACAGTTAATTCGTCCGACAGGAGTTGTTGAGCCAAGTATAGACATTCGTCCGACTGAAAATCAAATTGATGATTTGATGGATGAAATCAAGGTTAGAGTCGCCAAAAAAGAAAGAGTTCTCGTTACAACGCTTACAAAAAAAATGGCGGAAGAGCTTACGGATTATTATTTGGACTACGGGATAAAAATAAAATATATGCACTCGGACATTGATACGATTGAGAGAACTGAAATAATAAGAGGACTTAGAAAAGGTGAATTTGATGTCTTGGTTGGAATAAATCTTTTGAGAGAAGGACTTGATATTCCAGAAGTTTCACTTGTTGCGATTTTGGAAGCTGATAAAGAAGGGTACTTGCGTTCAAGAAGATCGCTTATTCAAACAATGGGAAGAGCTGCAAGAAATGTGGAAGGAAGTGTAATCTTGTACGCTGACAGAATGACGGATAGCATGAAAGAAGCAATAACTGAAGTGGAAAGACGGCGAAAAATTCAAGAGCAGTACAACAAAGAAAATGGAATTAATCCAAAATCAATAAAAAGAAAAATCGATGCGGCGTTAGTTGACTATGAATTAGAAAAAGAAGAAGAAGTCAAAAAGGTTGCTAAAAATTATAAAAATACAAAAGAAATTGAAAAAGAAGTGAAAAAAATGGAGAAAAAAATAAAAGAATTATCAGAAGAGCTTAATTTTGAAGAAGCGATTAAAGTGAGAGATAAAATGAATGAATTAAAAAAAGTTTTGATGGAATTATAA
- a CDS encoding tetratricopeptide repeat protein, which translates to MKKYFILLSIAINLGLGIQGFSAMTKSEKEKLENQINKAYEKKDTKTGKSLIVKYLNEFPDDAGYLNMLGTLYDDEENYKEAEKWYLKAIDKGSLIAISNLAYNYIELEDYAKAIKYYKEYAKVADNPDNYYWMGFAYSYLEDYKNAKEWYLKAVKTDEGGFSENQLGVIFDDEGNQKEAMKWYLASIKKGDLWAYNNLAVDYIALGDYENAKEWLEKGLELIKKSSDYSDNLELQKSLKENLDYIKKAK; encoded by the coding sequence ATGAAAAAATATTTTATTTTATTGTCGATAGCTATAAATTTAGGTTTAGGAATCCAAGGATTCTCGGCAATGACAAAATCAGAAAAAGAAAAACTGGAAAATCAAATAAATAAAGCGTATGAAAAGAAAGATACAAAAACTGGAAAAAGTTTAATTGTAAAATATTTGAATGAGTTTCCAGATGATGCTGGTTATTTAAATATGTTAGGCACTTTGTATGACGATGAAGAAAATTATAAGGAAGCTGAAAAGTGGTATTTAAAAGCTATTGATAAAGGGAGTCTAATTGCAATCTCAAATTTGGCGTATAACTATATTGAGTTGGAAGATTATGCAAAAGCGATAAAATACTATAAGGAATACGCAAAAGTGGCAGATAATCCCGATAATTATTACTGGATGGGGTTTGCATATTCATATTTGGAAGACTATAAGAATGCAAAAGAGTGGTACTTAAAAGCTGTTAAAACTGATGAAGGCGGTTTTTCAGAAAATCAATTGGGAGTAATTTTTGATGACGAAGGAAATCAGAAGGAAGCTATGAAATGGTATTTAGCTTCTATAAAAAAAGGGGATTTGTGGGCGTACAATAATTTAGCTGTAGATTACATTGCGTTAGGCGATTATGAAAATGCTAAAGAATGGCTGGAAAAAGGCTTGGAATTGATTAAAAAATCAAGCGATTATTCAGATAACTTGGAATTACAAAAAAGTCTAAAAGAAAATTTAGATTATATTAAAAAAGCAAAATAA
- a CDS encoding LptA/OstA family protein has product MWKKITYGVLLLILIYFIYAVFFKKIPTPLEQMQKDMKAKKVVYRLRDEVIVYADEQIGSEGDEVVKFKKVIIDLVKKKMLISGKEGEVNTKTYDTILKGKVVGVTKDKKWEIYTERVDYKKQGDKLISPVRTKLVNNVDKTVSESDKVETTTTFQDIVATGHVSYVNNKDKKKMTADKITYNDPTKVSFAEGHVVYTEEKKKRTLTADKMRYDDINKIGNAEGNVHYKDPKNTLDAQKADYYMKDDERVEGYGNVVYKGNDSVITADSAVYFIKRKQITGNGHVVYRGKDSVITGDSVVYLVDQKQVNGNGHVVYTGNDSVIKADSAMYLINKKQVDGRGNVNYTGKTMIITGDHVFFDKIANIINADGNGTYNYLPRKTTGTYRSGVYDLKSRTMTTNDYYTVNYDDYKMDGTGLVYSFATGDATMNGPFNVRKQNFTVHGENGTMNTISKDIYANKMVMTSVQGDRISADKGQGSFEKKEFRFDGHVTGKIRGNVKDLANDPRPLVESEAVHFRGNTAKVYFVKHKKGNNMSITRTEIKQDVHMTYKDITLDSQYNEMDSLRNLILARDKVMVDFKNSTKMTSNYLYMDMNKQEGYARNNVKIVSTLPQFKTINTSADKAIIYLKDKKIRLNGNVVTYQGKTMISSKEATYDIRNRVLENYGNIQMQYELNNGGFEQNRSDPKNVAAVQEVINKLSFNEENGRAVLPKSMTASNGVPVSIKWKSSNSALMSVTGKVNKSFYGGKTQEVAISAKARAGTDTAEKNFNKAVPSESTKEMLTRAADNIYFPETGENLPSTVKINVHKKAIDVPVKWTKNGKKHTATLDYDGVQYEKDFEKEE; this is encoded by the coding sequence ATGTGGAAAAAAATAACTTATGGAGTATTGCTTTTAATATTGATATACTTTATATATGCCGTGTTTTTTAAAAAAATTCCAACGCCATTGGAGCAGATGCAAAAAGATATGAAGGCTAAAAAAGTTGTGTATAGACTGAGAGATGAAGTAATAGTTTATGCTGATGAGCAAATCGGTTCTGAGGGCGATGAAGTTGTAAAATTTAAAAAAGTTATAATTGATTTGGTCAAGAAAAAAATGCTTATTTCTGGAAAAGAAGGAGAAGTAAACACAAAGACCTATGATACGATTTTAAAAGGAAAAGTCGTAGGAGTGACAAAGGACAAAAAGTGGGAAATTTACACAGAGCGAGTTGACTATAAAAAACAAGGTGACAAGTTGATTTCTCCAGTTAGGACAAAACTTGTAAACAATGTTGACAAGACAGTTTCTGAATCGGATAAAGTTGAGACGACCACAACTTTTCAAGATATAGTTGCGACGGGGCATGTAAGCTATGTTAATAATAAAGATAAAAAGAAAATGACAGCTGATAAAATAACTTATAATGATCCAACAAAAGTAAGTTTTGCAGAAGGACATGTCGTTTATACCGAAGAAAAGAAAAAAAGAACATTGACAGCTGATAAAATGAGATATGATGACATTAATAAAATAGGAAATGCTGAAGGAAATGTGCATTATAAAGATCCAAAAAATACATTGGACGCTCAAAAAGCGGATTATTATATGAAAGACGATGAAAGAGTTGAAGGTTATGGAAATGTTGTTTATAAGGGAAATGACAGCGTGATAACAGCGGATAGTGCCGTGTACTTTATTAAAAGAAAGCAGATTACTGGAAATGGACATGTTGTTTATCGAGGAAAAGACAGCGTGATAACAGGGGACAGTGTTGTATATCTTGTTGATCAGAAACAGGTCAATGGAAATGGACATGTTGTGTATACTGGAAATGATAGTGTAATTAAAGCAGACAGCGCAATGTATCTTATTAATAAAAAGCAAGTTGACGGACGAGGAAATGTAAATTATACTGGAAAAACTATGATAATTACTGGAGACCATGTTTTTTTTGACAAGATTGCTAATATAATAAATGCCGATGGAAACGGAACTTATAATTATTTGCCACGAAAAACGACAGGAACTTACAGAAGCGGAGTTTATGATTTAAAATCACGAACTATGACGACAAATGATTATTATACAGTTAATTACGATGACTATAAAATGGATGGAACTGGACTTGTGTATAGTTTTGCAACAGGAGATGCGACAATGAACGGACCTTTTAATGTCAGAAAGCAAAATTTTACAGTTCATGGGGAAAATGGTACGATGAATACGATCTCCAAAGATATTTATGCAAATAAAATGGTTATGACAAGTGTTCAAGGAGATAGAATTTCAGCGGATAAAGGTCAGGGAAGTTTTGAGAAAAAAGAATTTAGGTTTGACGGACATGTGACTGGTAAAATTCGTGGAAATGTAAAAGATTTGGCAAATGACCCAAGACCGCTTGTGGAATCAGAAGCTGTACATTTTAGAGGAAATACAGCAAAAGTTTATTTTGTAAAACACAAAAAAGGAAATAATATGAGTATTACTCGTACTGAAATTAAACAGGATGTTCATATGACTTATAAAGATATCACGCTTGATTCGCAGTACAATGAAATGGATTCACTAAGAAACCTAATTCTAGCTAGAGATAAAGTAATGGTTGACTTTAAAAATAGTACTAAAATGACTTCAAATTATTTGTATATGGATATGAATAAACAAGAAGGATACGCAAGAAATAATGTTAAAATTGTGAGCACATTGCCGCAGTTTAAAACGATTAATACAAGTGCAGACAAAGCGATTATTTATTTAAAAGACAAAAAGATAAGACTAAATGGAAATGTTGTCACTTATCAAGGAAAAACAATGATTTCTTCCAAAGAAGCGACATATGATATAAGAAATAGAGTATTAGAAAATTATGGAAATATTCAGATGCAATATGAATTGAACAACGGCGGATTTGAGCAAAATAGATCAGATCCCAAAAATGTGGCGGCAGTACAGGAAGTTATAAATAAATTATCGTTTAACGAAGAAAATGGAAGAGCTGTCTTGCCAAAATCAATGACTGCTTCAAATGGAGTGCCTGTTTCGATAAAATGGAAATCTTCAAATTCAGCACTTATGTCAGTCACTGGAAAAGTCAATAAATCATTTTATGGCGGAAAAACTCAGGAAGTTGCAATCAGTGCAAAAGCTAGAGCTGGAACTGATACAGCTGAGAAAAACTTTAATAAGGCAGTGCCGTCTGAAAGTACGAAAGAGATGCTAACTCGTGCGGCAGATAATATTTATTTCCCAGAAACTGGAGAAAATTTGCCATCAACTGTGAAAATAAATGTGCATAAAAAAGCAATAGATGTGCCAGTAAAATGGACTAAAAATGGTAAAAAGCACACGGCTACATTAGATTACGACGGAGTTCAGTACGAAAAAGATTTTGAAAAAGAAGAATAG
- the lptB gene encoding LPS export ABC transporter ATP-binding protein: MARKISIEADSLKKIYKKREVVKNVSLSMEKGEVVGLLGPNGAGKTTTFYMITGIVRPNYGRVMYNGQEITNFPMYKRARLGLGYLPQEASVFRNLTVEENIISVLEMRGVRKKERVARMQNLIEEFKLSHVAKSLGYALSGGERRRVEIARTISTNPDFILLDEPFAGVDPIAVEDIQNIIIQLKERGLGVLITDHNVRETLRITERAYIMAEGTILISGTGEQIAADETARRVYLGDKFKLD; encoded by the coding sequence ATGGCCAGAAAAATCAGTATAGAAGCTGATAGTTTAAAAAAAATATACAAAAAAAGAGAAGTGGTCAAAAATGTCAGTTTGTCAATGGAAAAAGGTGAAGTTGTGGGACTGCTTGGTCCAAACGGTGCTGGAAAGACGACGACATTTTATATGATTACAGGAATTGTCAGACCAAATTACGGTCGTGTTATGTACAACGGACAAGAAATTACAAATTTTCCAATGTATAAAAGAGCAAGATTGGGACTTGGTTATTTGCCACAAGAAGCTTCAGTTTTTAGAAATTTGACAGTTGAAGAAAATATAATTTCAGTTTTGGAGATGCGAGGTGTGAGAAAAAAAGAAAGAGTTGCAAGAATGCAGAACCTTATTGAAGAGTTTAAATTATCGCATGTGGCAAAAAGTTTGGGTTATGCGCTGTCAGGTGGGGAGAGAAGAAGGGTGGAAATTGCCAGAACAATTTCTACAAATCCTGATTTTATATTGCTTGATGAACCATTTGCGGGAGTTGACCCAATTGCCGTGGAAGATATTCAAAACATAATAATTCAGTTAAAAGAGCGGGGACTTGGAGTTCTGATTACCGATCACAATGTGCGTGAAACACTTAGAATTACAGAAAGAGCGTATATAATGGCAGAAGGTACGATTTTGATTTCTGGAACAGGTGAGCAAATTGCGGCTGATGAAACTGCTAGAAGAGTTTATTTGGGAGATAAATTTAAGTTGGATTAA
- a CDS encoding HutP family protein → MEENNKSVEICRIALKLAISSREEERELVKSYRLKGIKTAAVDVGGVMPNSRFKFIENALIAAKRNNLIQDVHVHDGAIIGAMREAMSQIETIINGLSVGGKIGIARSGEHLSVAIFLSVGILQFNEVITSVAHRSVSVLENEK, encoded by the coding sequence ATGGAAGAAAATAATAAAAGTGTGGAAATCTGCAGAATAGCACTAAAATTAGCGATTTCATCTCGAGAAGAAGAACGGGAACTTGTGAAAAGTTATAGGTTGAAAGGAATAAAGACGGCGGCAGTCGATGTCGGTGGAGTTATGCCAAATTCACGGTTTAAATTTATTGAAAATGCGCTTATTGCAGCGAAAAGAAATAATCTGATACAGGATGTTCATGTTCACGACGGAGCAATTATTGGAGCCATGCGAGAAGCTATGAGTCAAATTGAAACAATTATAAACGGACTTAGCGTCGGTGGAAAAATAGGAATTGCTCGTTCTGGAGAACATTTGTCAGTCGCTATTTTTTTGAGCGTTGGAATTTTGCAGTTTAACGAAGTCATAACTTCGGTTGCACATCGTTCAGTTTCCGTCTTGGAAAATGAAAAATAA
- a CDS encoding arsenate reductase family protein: protein MIKVYHYPKCTTCKRALKWLKENNVECEKRDIKEQPPVFEEMKEIYKKSGLPLKKFFNTSGLVYKELKLKDKLADMSEDEQLKLLCSNGMLIKRPLVIGNDFILVGFKENEWEKVFKN, encoded by the coding sequence ATGATAAAAGTATACCATTATCCAAAATGCACAACTTGTAAAAGAGCGTTGAAATGGCTTAAAGAAAATAATGTTGAATGTGAAAAAAGGGACATTAAAGAGCAGCCACCAGTATTTGAAGAAATGAAAGAAATTTACAAAAAAAGTGGATTGCCACTAAAAAAATTTTTTAATACGAGCGGACTTGTTTATAAAGAGTTGAAATTAAAAGATAAATTAGCTGACATGTCAGAAGACGAGCAGTTAAAACTGCTTTGCTCAAATGGAATGCTTATTAAAAGACCGCTTGTTATCGGAAATGATTTTATCTTAGTTGGATTTAAGGAAAACGAATGGGAAAAAGTTTTTAAAAATTGA